A window of Mucilaginibacter paludis DSM 18603 contains these coding sequences:
- a CDS encoding RagB/SusD family nutrient uptake outer membrane protein produces MTMYKRSLFFVLAVCAIWSLSACKKFLTIGPSSTSINPTTVKDFQEMLNSDSLSKCHFFMLDVMSDDLLLSDAQVAASTNYYLRGYLWQSLIWNPADADVMYNSTYSRILQMNIILDRINSAPADSYNTPQNKSIVISQALINRAWYYLQLVNAYGAAYDATTSATDPGVPLVVTANNYALLPRASVAEVYAQVIADLKTAVNNPYLTSKGTDIIHPGKASGFALLARAYLYEGNYTSAAAYADSVLATQSTLQSYSATGYLAPSQLPDLVTNPEILLGRVTADLAFYSFYTATIMPSSTLTSTLTTSDLRYSKKFSSASRFSPATYAVSGGNTMFFDNSVGVPEVMLIKAECLARNGSFAAAGTLISTLRKARLSASTFAAEKRTYTAANILGYVLDERRRELFYHGGLRLFDLKRLNKDATLKKDITRLNTAGTVIATLPAGSGLYLVPFSPTVLAANPNIVQNPR; encoded by the coding sequence ATGACGATGTATAAAAGATCACTATTTTTTGTTTTGGCCGTTTGCGCCATCTGGTCACTATCGGCCTGTAAAAAATTCCTAACTATAGGGCCATCTTCTACAAGTATTAACCCCACTACGGTTAAAGATTTTCAGGAGATGCTGAACAGCGATTCATTAAGCAAATGCCATTTCTTTATGTTGGATGTGATGAGCGACGATCTCCTGCTTTCAGACGCGCAGGTAGCGGCCTCCACCAATTACTATCTGCGAGGGTATTTATGGCAAAGTCTCATCTGGAACCCGGCTGATGCGGATGTAATGTATAATTCTACTTATTCGAGGATATTGCAAATGAATATCATTTTAGACCGGATAAACTCGGCCCCCGCCGATAGTTACAATACCCCGCAAAATAAAAGCATCGTTATTTCCCAGGCTCTTATTAACAGGGCATGGTATTACCTGCAATTGGTGAACGCCTATGGCGCCGCCTACGATGCTACTACATCAGCTACCGATCCGGGTGTGCCGCTTGTAGTTACGGCAAACAATTACGCCTTATTACCGAGGGCAAGCGTAGCCGAGGTTTACGCCCAGGTGATTGCCGATTTGAAGACCGCCGTTAACAACCCGTATTTAACAAGCAAAGGCACCGATATTATCCACCCCGGAAAGGCATCGGGCTTTGCATTATTAGCCCGGGCTTATCTATACGAGGGCAATTATACTTCCGCTGCGGCTTATGCGGATTCTGTTTTGGCTACGCAAAGTACCTTACAGAGTTATAGTGCTACCGGTTATTTAGCCCCCTCTCAATTGCCTGACCTGGTAACCAATCCGGAAATATTATTAGGGCGAGTAACTGCAGACCTTGCCTTTTACTCCTTTTATACCGCGACTATTATGCCGAGTTCAACTTTAACTTCCACCTTAACCACTTCCGACCTGAGGTATTCAAAAAAGTTCTCGTCCGCATCAAGGTTTTCGCCTGCTACATACGCTGTCTCGGGCGGGAATACGATGTTTTTTGACAATAGCGTTGGCGTGCCCGAAGTAATGCTGATTAAGGCCGAATGTTTAGCCCGCAATGGCTCTTTTGCAGCTGCCGGCACCCTGATATCCACGCTTAGAAAAGCCCGGTTATCCGCCTCGACATTTGCGGCGGAGAAACGTACCTATACCGCGGCTAACATATTAGGATATGTGCTGGATGAACGAAGACGTGAATTATTTTACCACGGCGGGCTTCGCTTGTTCGATCTGAAAAGGTTAAACAAGGATGCTACTTTAAAAAAGGATATTACGCGTTTGAATACAGCCGGTACCGTCATAGCCACACTTCCGGCGGGCTCAGGCCTATACTTGGTACCATTCAGCCCAACGGTTTTAGCTGCTAACCCTAACATCGTTCAAAACCCCAGATAA
- a CDS encoding DUF1735 domain-containing protein, which yields MLYKIYHHTLRPMFNFKGALLLCLLGIGIASCKKSMSDADSLQSKFASGMVSYVEQGNVLALNGNNYSFTPNHIGVPITLTNGAKTNDTVTSVVDPSLVSQYNQIYLEKNPTIPQGAFQVSHQGAFPIASGSTQAKDSLYVLLNDGSQLKDSTAYLVPVTLAAKKGSKLKYSVFFFKVFVTKGDLKAKMYGVGIVNGTSANRLSSGALQAYYFTVPDSIKLRTTLTTLFPAHDVNVQATMLTQSEISAALKKEGFPGIPVPDNTGALTKDLVTIPANSLLSRDSITLKFPNKANLAKSQWYFTGVKIVTYNGSQYGVPPVANDSSRVYIRFFLSN from the coding sequence ATGTTGTACAAAATATATCATCATACCCTCCGGCCAATGTTCAACTTTAAAGGGGCCTTGCTTCTTTGCTTGCTTGGCATAGGGATAGCCTCGTGCAAAAAAAGCATGAGCGACGCGGACTCATTACAATCCAAATTTGCCAGCGGAATGGTTTCCTATGTTGAGCAAGGCAACGTATTGGCATTAAATGGAAACAATTATAGTTTTACACCTAATCATATTGGAGTGCCTATTACGCTAACAAATGGGGCAAAAACAAACGACACGGTAACCTCCGTTGTTGATCCGTCACTGGTATCTCAATATAATCAGATCTACCTGGAAAAAAATCCAACTATACCGCAGGGGGCGTTCCAGGTTTCGCACCAGGGGGCTTTCCCGATAGCTTCAGGATCTACCCAGGCTAAAGATTCCCTGTATGTTTTATTGAACGATGGCAGCCAGTTGAAAGATAGCACTGCTTACCTTGTACCGGTTACCCTGGCAGCAAAAAAGGGCTCCAAGTTAAAATATTCGGTTTTCTTTTTTAAGGTATTTGTTACCAAAGGAGACTTGAAAGCCAAAATGTATGGTGTGGGTATTGTTAATGGCACCAGCGCCAACAGGTTGAGCAGCGGAGCATTACAGGCTTATTACTTTACAGTACCGGATTCGATAAAGCTTAGAACAACCCTAACTACTTTGTTTCCTGCTCACGATGTAAACGTACAGGCGACTATGCTTACCCAGAGCGAGATTAGCGCAGCTCTCAAAAAAGAAGGGTTTCCTGGCATTCCTGTGCCAGACAATACCGGGGCTCTTACTAAAGATCTGGTTACTATACCGGCCAATTCTTTATTAAGCAGAGATAGTATAACGCTCAAATTTCCGAACAAAGCAAATTTAGCCAAGTCGCAATGGTATTTTACCGGTGTGAAAATTGTTACCTACAACGGTTCGCAGTATGGAGTACCGCCGGTGGCTAATGATTCGAGCAGGGTTTATATCCGATTTTTCCTGAGCAACTAA
- a CDS encoding TlpA family protein disulfide reductase — protein MLKATIITAVSISAMLFSGYIKNAPVRDKNEHLTTSYSLRANKGILNADTTLLKVGDKCPDFIFRDTTGYDGRNVKLSAFKGKYVLIDVWASWCAPCRAQYPHLVTLEEKMKNKAITFVSISIDTRIFRWKGPVLSKMGGIQWMVRDETFEKAFGINMIPRFILLDKKGNVLSLKMPLPSHPELEQELNKLKGI, from the coding sequence ATGTTAAAGGCAACTATAATTACTGCTGTATCCATTTCTGCCATGCTGTTTAGCGGATATATCAAAAACGCCCCAGTACGGGATAAAAATGAGCACTTAACAACCAGCTACAGTTTAAGGGCTAACAAAGGCATCCTTAACGCCGATACCACATTGCTTAAAGTAGGCGATAAATGCCCCGACTTTATATTCAGGGATACAACCGGCTACGACGGCCGTAATGTTAAGCTTAGCGCTTTTAAAGGCAAATACGTACTTATCGATGTATGGGCCTCATGGTGTGCCCCATGCCGCGCACAGTATCCCCATCTTGTTACATTGGAAGAGAAGATGAAAAACAAAGCGATAACCTTTGTCAGCATATCAATAGACACCCGAATTTTCAGATGGAAGGGCCCGGTACTCAGCAAAATGGGAGGCATCCAGTGGATGGTAAGAGACGAGACTTTCGAGAAAGCCTTTGGTATTAATATGATCCCCCGGTTTATTTTGCTCGATAAAAAGGGCAATGTTTTAAGCCTTAAAATGCCACTGCCATCACATCCCGAACTTGAGCAAGAACTGAATAAGCTTAAAGGAATTTAA
- a CDS encoding SusC/RagA family TonB-linked outer membrane protein, whose product MKIYLHRLDKKRRIMPFFANFSLNKTSASWFKAGSDHQNKTNGTLSKTGLILFLILFSFTFGAYAQNITLKKNHASLESVLKNIETQCKYVFFYKKGEIASINNVSVDLKAIPLEQALISILKGYNLEYQIFDKTIAIKKAAHGATTDSTQKKAGILIRGRLIDENQLPLKDVTIREPALGKVTISDANGGFKIQGGRSGFITVSAAGFAKKTVGYSDTTFLDIMMEKGKDKTIDLSEVKILSNEVKENPTKFVDLENRSYMNLSQVLQGTIPGLSLQVVNSSSKTVTSVDAYVYRDGNTPVLAFRRFSVEDFYTFIGNATKAQNIINILLNGTNVPTSISNIYHINTTTTVTNALVPEIRGANNFGSGTSNMLVVIDGFPQDGFPANYPMTNVESIEVIKDPKELIKWGPKAAGGAILIKSKSAKPGKLQFNYSASFYYSPAAKFDREKLKLADTRTYLNYLKDIDSVLNLSNGYGNTQFGLSPAKQLLAQKSLGKISTAQFNSKWDSLSRLNNDSQLNMLQQDSWSQTHNLTVSGGTQAYKFTATGSYVGGQGNDVGGNNRTYSFNLNNAFNLLKNKLRIRWLINYSDAKTKSGYSFNPTNVGLDPYQMLLDGQGNYVYDYTQLSNAGNQLIESRGYKNYGVNLLQDARINDISTKVINKQSNFNMNWNLLPGLTWASSVVYTHRDNDARNLYAAESSYTRQLVDKYGQIGTNGVNFYLPYGDILNSNKAVYNNWNVRSGLSYSKSIGKHIFNIGLGGAASSVSTSSPSTVTLYGYNSNTNTSTPVYLPTTPSTQSSINNFYSLFTGASATAYPYNLTQPQGGDTTLTRNLNGNATVGYQFSDRILATGSYIASLTPLYGQATIYSVQSTYQGDVTGRVVKNWNGFLKDVLLSVGTKGILLPDLPAQYSNTRYLQTYWNNYTIWVNGATPTQQQGQSSKNLYEKLTLSFADSSVVAYGAFNTQKNKGDLTSTNSNAAAANTTTTSNYISTGVTVFLRKKLLNFQLTYDKSPEGGPQYNGSFNYNIGRESFFSSNIISDLQLNATLQEISPYQGLALMQSTNIATNGAYSQAINSDFTVLPSANRTFEAHGKIGILNNKYSLDLRYYDQTSGGLNNNLNVLTDPSTGLSSQVSYSSITNRGVEFFMNAGLIKNSNFSYSITLNGARNSNIAKSVPVTKFTATREYTVAVRDGYDISNIWAPKWAGLNSSGDPQIYDKNGKITSTLDSATIAGALVKQGVTKAPWTGGFIQEFRVHQFFSRVALTFNLGYVMRYYLPYPGSDTETSSLVANRWQKPGDEKFTDVPKISVSGTNSYREFVTRYSSNSILPADNIRLQEVMVGFNVPNRYVQRYGLSYLVMTFQVQNLAYWAKNKYHIDPATVAVDGRIGNPLPRIYSCNLSVNF is encoded by the coding sequence ATGAAAATTTATCTACATCGTCTCGATAAAAAGAGACGAATAATGCCGTTTTTTGCCAATTTCAGCCTAAACAAAACGTCCGCAAGTTGGTTTAAAGCAGGCTCTGATCATCAAAATAAAACAAACGGAACCCTCTCGAAAACAGGCCTTATACTGTTTTTGATATTGTTTAGCTTCACCTTTGGCGCTTATGCACAAAACATTACTTTAAAAAAGAACCACGCATCCCTGGAGAGTGTGCTTAAGAATATCGAAACCCAGTGCAAGTATGTTTTTTTCTATAAAAAGGGCGAAATAGCAAGCATCAATAATGTTTCGGTTGACCTGAAAGCCATCCCGTTAGAACAGGCGTTAATCAGCATCCTAAAAGGATACAACCTTGAATACCAAATATTTGACAAAACTATCGCTATAAAAAAGGCCGCTCATGGTGCCACTACAGACTCAACGCAGAAAAAAGCGGGGATACTGATCAGGGGGAGGCTGATAGATGAAAACCAATTACCGTTAAAAGATGTAACGATAAGGGAACCCGCGCTGGGTAAGGTAACCATTTCCGACGCCAACGGAGGGTTTAAAATTCAAGGTGGACGTTCTGGCTTTATCACCGTATCCGCCGCCGGCTTTGCCAAAAAAACTGTGGGCTATTCGGATACTACCTTTTTGGATATCATGATGGAGAAAGGGAAAGATAAAACTATCGACTTGTCTGAAGTAAAAATCTTATCAAATGAGGTAAAAGAGAACCCTACCAAATTTGTTGACCTGGAAAACCGGAGTTACATGAACCTGTCGCAGGTATTGCAGGGTACTATCCCCGGTTTAAGTTTACAAGTGGTTAACTCCAGCAGTAAAACGGTTACCAGTGTAGATGCCTATGTATACCGGGATGGCAATACCCCGGTTCTCGCGTTCAGACGTTTTTCGGTGGAAGATTTTTATACATTTATTGGGAATGCTACAAAGGCGCAGAATATTATTAATATCCTGTTAAATGGCACTAATGTGCCAACATCTATCAGTAATATTTACCATATCAATACCACCACCACGGTTACTAACGCCTTGGTACCCGAGATAAGGGGTGCGAACAATTTTGGAAGTGGTACCTCCAATATGCTTGTGGTTATCGATGGTTTCCCTCAGGATGGTTTTCCTGCTAATTATCCCATGACCAATGTTGAATCTATCGAAGTGATTAAGGATCCTAAAGAGTTAATTAAATGGGGCCCAAAGGCCGCCGGCGGTGCTATCCTGATCAAGTCAAAATCGGCCAAGCCCGGAAAATTGCAGTTCAATTATTCAGCCAGCTTTTATTATTCGCCTGCAGCCAAATTTGATAGGGAAAAGTTAAAATTAGCCGATACACGCACTTATTTAAATTACCTCAAGGATATTGATTCTGTTTTAAATTTAAGCAACGGCTATGGTAACACGCAGTTTGGCCTTTCGCCGGCAAAACAGCTGCTTGCTCAAAAAAGTCTGGGCAAAATTAGTACGGCCCAATTTAACAGCAAATGGGATTCCCTGTCGAGGTTAAATAACGACAGCCAACTGAATATGCTTCAACAAGATTCTTGGAGCCAAACCCACAACTTAACGGTAAGCGGGGGTACTCAAGCCTATAAATTTACCGCCACCGGCAGCTATGTGGGTGGGCAGGGTAATGATGTGGGCGGCAACAACCGCACCTATTCCTTTAACCTCAATAATGCCTTCAATCTGCTAAAAAACAAACTCCGTATCCGATGGCTCATCAATTACTCCGATGCGAAAACAAAATCCGGGTATTCATTTAATCCAACTAATGTGGGATTAGATCCTTACCAGATGCTCTTGGACGGGCAAGGAAATTACGTTTATGACTACACCCAGCTATCGAACGCCGGAAATCAACTGATTGAATCCCGCGGGTATAAAAATTATGGTGTAAACCTGCTGCAAGACGCAAGGATCAATGATATTTCCACCAAGGTAATAAACAAGCAATCAAATTTCAATATGAACTGGAATTTGTTACCTGGCTTAACATGGGCCTCATCTGTAGTTTATACCCACAGAGATAATGATGCCAGAAACCTATACGCCGCAGAATCAAGCTATACAAGGCAATTGGTAGATAAATATGGACAAATAGGTACTAACGGCGTTAATTTCTATCTTCCTTACGGGGATATTCTGAATTCAAACAAGGCTGTTTATAATAACTGGAACGTAAGGTCGGGTTTATCCTACTCAAAGTCCATAGGCAAACATATTTTTAATATCGGTTTAGGGGGTGCGGCTTCCAGTGTTTCCACCAGTAGCCCTTCTACCGTGACATTGTACGGTTATAATTCAAATACAAATACCAGCACACCTGTTTACTTACCAACAACCCCTTCAACACAAAGTTCTATCAACAATTTCTATTCACTCTTTACGGGCGCTTCAGCCACAGCGTACCCATATAATTTAACACAGCCTCAGGGAGGCGATACCACCTTAACCCGTAACCTGAACGGCAATGCCACGGTTGGTTATCAGTTTTCAGACAGGATACTGGCTACAGGCTCGTATATAGCCAGTTTAACCCCGCTTTACGGGCAAGCTACTATTTATTCTGTACAGTCAACCTATCAAGGTGATGTTACAGGGCGTGTAGTTAAAAACTGGAACGGATTTTTAAAAGATGTTTTGTTATCTGTAGGCACTAAAGGCATCCTATTGCCGGACCTGCCTGCGCAGTATAGCAACACCAGGTATCTGCAAACCTACTGGAATAACTACACCATTTGGGTTAACGGTGCCACGCCTACACAGCAACAAGGGCAAAGCTCAAAAAATTTATACGAAAAATTAACCCTGAGTTTTGCCGATAGCTCTGTTGTTGCATACGGAGCATTTAACACGCAAAAAAATAAAGGCGATCTGACATCCACAAACTCTAATGCTGCTGCCGCCAACACCACTACAACATCAAACTATATCAGCACAGGGGTTACTGTATTTTTGAGAAAAAAGTTATTGAATTTCCAACTTACTTATGACAAATCACCGGAAGGGGGGCCTCAATACAACGGTTCCTTTAACTACAACATCGGCCGGGAAAGCTTTTTCAGTTCGAATATCATAAGCGACCTGCAACTTAACGCGACTTTACAGGAAATAAGCCCATACCAGGGGCTTGCACTGATGCAGAGTACAAACATTGCAACCAATGGCGCTTACAGCCAGGCTATCAACAGTGATTTTACCGTGCTTCCATCGGCTAACAGAACTTTTGAAGCTCATGGTAAAATTGGCATTCTCAATAATAAATACAGTTTAGATCTGAGATACTATGATCAAACATCCGGCGGCTTAAACAATAACCTCAATGTTTTAACCGATCCAAGCACGGGCCTTTCTAGCCAGGTGAGCTATAGCAGCATCACCAACAGGGGGGTGGAATTTTTTATGAATGCAGGACTGATTAAAAACAGCAATTTTAGTTATAGTATAACCTTAAATGGCGCACGTAATAGCAATATTGCAAAAAGTGTACCGGTTACAAAGTTTACTGCCACCCGGGAGTATACCGTAGCGGTAAGGGATGGTTACGATATCAGTAATATTTGGGCCCCCAAATGGGCCGGCCTTAACTCAAGCGGCGACCCACAGATCTATGACAAGAACGGAAAAATAACTTCCACCCTTGACAGCGCTACCATAGCAGGCGCATTAGTGAAACAAGGTGTTACCAAAGCCCCTTGGACCGGCGGTTTCATACAGGAATTCAGGGTACACCAGTTTTTTTCCCGCGTGGCCCTTACATTTAACTTAGGCTACGTAATGCGGTATTATCTTCCTTATCCCGGAAGCGATACCGAAACCAGTAGCCTGGTGGCAAACAGATGGCAAAAGCCCGGTGACGAGAAATTTACCGATGTGCCAAAAATCAGCGTATCAGGTACCAACAGCTACAGAGAGTTTGTTACCCGCTATTCCAGCAATAGTATATTACCTGCCGATAACATCCGCTTGCAGGAGGTGATGGTGGGCTTTAACGTACCCAATAGATACGTTCAAAGATATGGCTTAAGTTACCTGGTGATGACTTTCCAGGTACAAAATCTCGCCTATTGGGCCAAAAACAAGTACCACATAGACCCGGCAACCGTCGCCGTTGATGGAAGAATAGGAAACCCCTTGCCAAGAATCTATTCATGCAATTTAAGTGTAAATTTTTAA
- a CDS encoding carboxy terminal-processing peptidase — protein sequence MLKKMGLGAAVMCLYISFNSSAFSPVKAYPAGDIQPDKNESEVCRLVVKMLSASNYKKVAVNDSLSALVFDRYLKSLDENHSYLLAGDVTGFEQYRTLLDDDLQNGNLAHVFGMFNTFKMRNEERLRYALALLNTDFDFSKKETYTPDRKEMPFIKTEAEMNALWSQRVKYDLLELQLANQDIAKNKEILKKKYQNLLDQSGKTSSQDVFQLFMSAFTASVDPHVAYFNPFNASQFNVGITRALEGIGATLALENEYVTIKSLTPGGPAYKTKLINPDDRIIAIAQGKDGQFADITGWRLDNAISLIRGPKGTIVKLKILPKGKSFSDGPQTVEVVRDKIILQDQSAKQEIRTCKSGGKDVKIGIITIPAFYLDYKAYEAGDRNYKSTTRDVKLLLDTLKQKKVDGVMIDLRGNGGGSLTEAINLTGLFIASGPVVQVRDVNQKIQVSQDLDPSIYYSGPMAVLVDRTSASASEIFSAAIQDYGRGLVLGSKTYGKGSVQTTVNLNQVVRKLAGQGTANADTSKQDQFGQLNVTIGKFYRISGSSTQHKGVTPDIELPSYITPSKYGEDNEPSAMPWDTIGKSDYTQTASLNKVVPVLTGLYQQRSQTNPAYKAYYNVIKAYQDDEALKSIPLNAQELKRVRDANAAKALDRENQLRVAIGLPALKKGEARPRTDDLDFMKTEAGQILTDYILSDKTSAGI from the coding sequence ATGTTAAAAAAAATGGGCCTGGGGGCCGCCGTGATGTGCTTGTACATATCATTTAATAGTTCAGCTTTCTCACCAGTTAAGGCATACCCGGCGGGTGATATACAGCCGGATAAGAATGAAAGCGAGGTATGCCGTTTGGTAGTTAAAATGCTAAGCGCCAGCAATTACAAAAAAGTAGCGGTGAATGATTCGCTGTCTGCTTTGGTTTTCGACAGGTATTTAAAAAGCCTCGACGAAAATCACAGCTACTTATTAGCAGGAGATGTAACCGGCTTTGAGCAGTATAGGACTTTGTTGGATGATGATCTGCAAAACGGCAACCTGGCCCATGTATTTGGCATGTTCAATACCTTTAAAATGAGGAATGAGGAGCGTTTAAGATATGCGCTTGCGCTCCTCAATACCGATTTTGATTTCAGCAAGAAGGAGACTTATACACCCGACCGTAAAGAAATGCCTTTTATAAAAACAGAAGCGGAAATGAACGCACTGTGGAGCCAGCGTGTAAAATACGACCTACTGGAACTTCAGTTGGCAAATCAGGATATCGCCAAAAATAAAGAAATCCTGAAAAAGAAGTATCAAAACCTGTTAGATCAATCGGGCAAAACTTCGAGCCAGGATGTTTTTCAGTTATTTATGAGCGCATTTACGGCTTCAGTTGATCCTCATGTTGCCTATTTTAACCCTTTCAATGCCTCACAGTTCAATGTAGGTATAACCCGTGCCCTTGAAGGGATTGGAGCAACTCTGGCTTTAGAGAACGAATATGTAACCATTAAAAGTTTAACACCCGGCGGGCCGGCCTATAAAACTAAATTGATCAATCCGGACGACCGTATCATCGCTATAGCCCAGGGCAAAGATGGCCAGTTTGCAGATATTACAGGCTGGAGGCTGGACAATGCCATATCGCTAATCCGGGGGCCGAAAGGGACTATCGTTAAGCTGAAGATATTGCCCAAGGGAAAAAGTTTTTCTGACGGGCCGCAAACTGTAGAGGTGGTTCGGGATAAGATCATTCTGCAAGATCAATCGGCAAAACAAGAGATCCGGACCTGCAAATCGGGTGGCAAAGATGTTAAAATCGGGATAATCACCATCCCGGCTTTCTATTTGGATTATAAGGCGTATGAAGCAGGCGACCGTAATTATAAAAGTACAACCCGCGACGTAAAATTACTGCTGGATACCTTGAAACAAAAAAAAGTTGACGGTGTGATGATTGACCTGCGCGGCAACGGTGGCGGATCATTAACCGAGGCGATTAACCTGACCGGGCTCTTTATCGCATCGGGTCCTGTTGTGCAGGTGCGTGATGTAAATCAGAAAATTCAGGTCAGTCAGGATTTGGATCCTTCAATCTACTACAGTGGCCCAATGGCCGTGTTGGTTGATCGCACAAGCGCTTCAGCTTCCGAAATATTTTCGGCCGCTATACAGGATTATGGCCGGGGGCTGGTGTTAGGTTCTAAAACTTACGGCAAAGGCAGTGTACAAACCACGGTAAACCTGAACCAGGTTGTCAGAAAACTGGCCGGCCAAGGCACAGCCAACGCTGATACAAGCAAGCAAGATCAATTTGGGCAATTGAATGTTACTATCGGGAAATTCTACCGAATCAGCGGCAGCTCAACACAGCACAAAGGCGTTACGCCCGATATTGAGCTTCCGTCATATATAACACCATCAAAATATGGCGAAGATAACGAACCTTCGGCTATGCCCTGGGACACCATTGGCAAAAGCGACTATACCCAAACAGCATCATTGAACAAGGTAGTACCGGTTTTAACAGGCCTGTACCAGCAACGCAGCCAAACTAACCCTGCCTATAAAGCCTACTATAACGTGATAAAAGCCTATCAGGATGACGAGGCGCTTAAAAGTATCCCGTTAAACGCGCAAGAACTTAAACGCGTGCGTGATGCCAACGCTGCCAAAGCATTAGATCGTGAAAATCAGCTCAGGGTAGCCATTGGGCTTCCTGCCTTAAAAAAGGGAGAGGCCAGGCCCCGGACGGACGATCTTGATTTTATGAAAACGGAAGCAGGCCAGATATTGACAGATTATATTTTATCAGATAAAACATCCGCCGGCATATAA
- a CDS encoding TlpA disulfide reductase family protein, whose amino-acid sequence MIKSIITLLIASPLAALAQQNYTIKVNVKNVTPGAKAYLNYKVNQKINQDSASLVNNQFVFKGTQSNKMKAFVLLSHTGTPVKSLDGSDQVAVYLENGTITVNATDSLVHATVGGTRLNDDQQQMVDLLEPYKKQGKAMVDAYDQAAGKANEQDKLKADFAKLQTQKKEAIETFIKNHPNSLVSLNLLLTTVDPAQDMAKARSLFNSLTAEVQNSVNGQTYKKVIEEAKSVEVGSLAPGFTLKNTKGEDISLASFKGKYVLVDFWASWCGPCRAENPNLIASFNQFKNKNFTVLGVSLDGGKNAKQQWMDAIAKDGLTWEQVSELQGWLSPVAQLYKVNSIPANFLIDPSGKIIARDLRGDELNKKLKSIFL is encoded by the coding sequence ATGATAAAATCCATCATTACGCTGCTGATAGCCTCGCCCTTAGCTGCTTTAGCACAGCAAAATTATACCATCAAGGTGAACGTTAAAAATGTCACGCCTGGGGCTAAAGCTTACTTGAACTATAAGGTAAATCAAAAAATAAACCAGGACTCTGCGAGTTTAGTCAATAACCAATTTGTTTTTAAAGGTACGCAGAGTAATAAAATGAAGGCCTTTGTTTTATTGAGCCATACCGGAACCCCGGTTAAGAGCCTGGACGGATCAGACCAGGTGGCTGTGTATCTTGAAAACGGCACTATCACCGTTAACGCCACCGACTCATTGGTACATGCCACGGTAGGCGGTACCAGGCTTAATGACGACCAGCAACAAATGGTTGATCTGTTAGAACCTTATAAAAAGCAGGGTAAAGCTATGGTAGACGCTTATGATCAAGCCGCAGGCAAGGCCAATGAACAAGATAAACTCAAAGCTGACTTTGCTAAGCTCCAAACCCAGAAAAAGGAAGCTATTGAAACTTTTATTAAAAACCATCCTAACTCGTTGGTCAGTTTAAACCTGCTTTTGACCACGGTAGACCCGGCTCAGGACATGGCTAAAGCCCGCAGCCTTTTTAACAGCTTAACGGCGGAAGTGCAAAACTCAGTCAACGGCCAAACGTACAAAAAGGTGATTGAAGAGGCTAAATCTGTTGAGGTGGGCAGCCTGGCTCCAGGCTTCACGTTGAAAAATACAAAAGGTGAGGATATCTCGCTGGCATCGTTTAAGGGGAAATATGTATTGGTTGATTTTTGGGCAAGCTGGTGCGGCCCGTGCAGAGCAGAGAATCCTAACCTGATAGCCTCTTTTAATCAGTTTAAAAACAAAAATTTTACCGTTTTAGGCGTGTCGTTGGATGGCGGCAAAAATGCTAAACAACAATGGATGGATGCTATTGCTAAAGATGGCTTGACCTGGGAACAGGTATCTGAGCTGCAAGGCTGGCTTAGTCCGGTTGCTCAGCTCTACAAGGTGAACTCTATACCGGCTAATTTTTTAATTGATCCGTCAGGCAAGATCATCGCCCGCGACTTACGCGGAGATGAACTCAATAAAAAACTAAAAAGCATTTTCTTATAA